A window of Paenibacillus sp. 19GGS1-52 contains these coding sequences:
- a CDS encoding extracellular solute-binding protein: MKTVSMLLVVSLALLGLAGCGGNNNNSNAANGNTANTDATATNTKAKDPVTLSFVIPNTVDTAPFTQLFGEFEKQTGNKVELQALPGGEFDNMMKTRFSTGDFPDLFLMQPGTKQYVKLRADEMLREWSGDADVWARIIPSMKDAQTLDGKIYGVPYGATGMYGVFYNKDVFAKAGVEPPKNYADLIAIAKKIKATGVTPFYEGVKDGWPAQIFYLTGWVSNVDPAIGDEGVAKLQTNELKMNKIPALKDLFVKQKELIDLGLYQDNVLAGTFDEMQTMLGEGKAAMVFNLDGIIPQLEKKFGKEFVNDKLGFFPFPSDTDQGVALVTPPNQLMIPTQAKHADAAVELVKFMLTKEMTDMYYAAAPGIPIFEDAKVELVPVQQTVKDLIEAGKSKINIQNRLTPVFADFQKLLQIFFINGDVDKAYNDFAANYEKDGKSKLLEGFK; this comes from the coding sequence ATGAAAACGGTATCAATGTTGCTCGTAGTATCTCTGGCATTGCTCGGTTTGGCAGGTTGCGGAGGGAATAATAATAACAGCAATGCGGCAAACGGCAATACAGCGAATACAGACGCAACCGCCACAAACACCAAAGCGAAGGACCCAGTTACGCTTAGCTTTGTGATTCCCAATACGGTCGATACGGCACCATTTACCCAATTGTTCGGAGAATTCGAGAAACAGACAGGTAACAAGGTTGAATTGCAAGCGCTTCCGGGCGGGGAATTCGACAATATGATGAAGACGCGTTTCTCTACAGGTGATTTTCCGGATCTGTTCTTGATGCAGCCTGGTACGAAGCAATACGTAAAGCTGCGGGCAGATGAAATGCTGCGCGAGTGGTCCGGCGATGCGGATGTATGGGCACGAATCATTCCTTCAATGAAGGACGCGCAAACCCTTGACGGTAAAATCTATGGTGTCCCTTATGGAGCTACCGGCATGTACGGCGTGTTCTATAACAAGGATGTATTTGCAAAAGCTGGTGTAGAGCCACCTAAAAATTATGCTGACCTCATTGCAATTGCTAAAAAAATTAAAGCAACGGGTGTTACCCCGTTCTATGAAGGCGTTAAGGACGGCTGGCCTGCCCAAATCTTCTATCTGACAGGCTGGGTATCGAATGTGGACCCTGCCATCGGTGATGAAGGTGTCGCTAAGCTGCAGACGAATGAACTGAAGATGAATAAGATTCCAGCGCTGAAGGATCTGTTCGTTAAGCAGAAGGAGCTCATAGATCTGGGCTTGTATCAGGATAATGTGCTGGCAGGTACCTTTGATGAGATGCAGACGATGCTTGGTGAAGGAAAAGCTGCTATGGTCTTCAATCTGGATGGTATTATCCCGCAGTTGGAGAAGAAGTTCGGCAAAGAGTTTGTTAACGATAAGCTTGGCTTCTTCCCGTTCCCATCAGATACAGATCAAGGTGTAGCGTTAGTCACTCCTCCGAATCAGTTGATGATTCCTACCCAAGCCAAACATGCGGATGCCGCAGTCGAATTGGTGAAGTTCATGCTTACGAAAGAGATGACAGATATGTATTATGCTGCAGCTCCGGGTATTCCAATCTTTGAGGATGCCAAGGTAGAGCTGGTTCCGGTTCAACAGACTGTTAAAGATTTGATTGAAGCCGGTAAATCCAAAATTAACATCCAGAACCGTCTGACTCCGGTCTTTGCAGATTTCCAGAAGCTACTGCAAATCTTCTTTATCAATGGCGATGTGGATAAGGCAT
- a CDS encoding sensor histidine kinase has protein sequence MHCHGGAASYYISYKSMLEKVETASFQIVRQIENNMDNDMHSKRNLLLSPYYNQQYIDDINAYASVNSESKFVIRQSFEDLYLKTFNTTPITDFVRFRIYYSTGEMMSSSNNSAHEEPAEVRNASWFKDTVNKDGRVNFINVPDSESISEERTIAYSTAILIRDFANPDQFIVVRADYSDSLFRSISQNADLTETSKFLVLDENNSPVYVSEGYSADLLQDILSRMEGKQGKFWFNHEDSQYFISYTRSEYSGWKTVLLMPKEEIVSPLNSIKTAVIYTGAFAFMITFLLSILLGRMITKPILDLHKSVNRIKRGDFSVGLDVNRRDEIGRIAMNFNAMRNELQMLIENKYIYQIKLQEAELAMLYSQINPHFLYNTLDSIKAMADYYSVEEISEMAQSLADMFRYNIKNSDEIVSLREELEQIEAYIRIQSFRFEGKFQYSVDVEEELYDYPILKMTLQPLVENAVFHGIEPMREKGRIVITARRYADGVHLSVSDNGGGMTEERLEEIRAALVRPVVQEQYLSLPSGVGIGIRNVYARYAIRYGTRMEFRIESNEGAGTLITLLLREEAAGKS, from the coding sequence TTGCATTGCCATGGTGGGGCAGCCTCCTACTATATTTCCTATAAATCGATGTTGGAGAAGGTCGAAACGGCCAGCTTTCAGATCGTACGGCAAATTGAAAATAATATGGATAACGATATGCACAGCAAACGCAATCTGCTGCTGTCTCCTTACTACAATCAGCAATACATAGATGATATCAACGCTTATGCCTCTGTGAACAGCGAGAGCAAATTTGTGATCCGACAAAGTTTCGAGGATTTGTATTTGAAAACGTTTAATACAACTCCGATCACAGATTTTGTCCGCTTTCGGATCTATTACAGCACAGGTGAGATGATGAGTTCTTCCAACAATAGCGCCCATGAGGAGCCTGCTGAAGTGCGGAATGCATCATGGTTCAAGGACACAGTGAACAAGGACGGAAGAGTGAATTTCATTAACGTTCCAGACTCGGAATCCATCTCCGAAGAGCGGACCATTGCTTACTCGACAGCGATTCTAATCCGTGATTTTGCCAACCCTGATCAATTCATTGTGGTTCGTGCCGATTACAGCGACAGCTTATTCCGCAGCATTTCCCAGAATGCCGATCTTACAGAGACCAGTAAATTTCTTGTGCTGGATGAGAACAATTCCCCCGTATATGTTTCGGAAGGCTATTCAGCAGATCTGTTGCAGGATATTCTATCCCGCATGGAGGGGAAGCAAGGGAAGTTCTGGTTCAATCATGAGGACAGCCAGTACTTTATCTCGTATACCCGTTCAGAATATTCAGGCTGGAAAACGGTGCTGCTGATGCCAAAAGAAGAAATTGTAAGTCCGCTAAATTCGATCAAAACGGCGGTCATTTATACAGGCGCTTTTGCTTTCATGATCACCTTTCTGCTGTCCATTCTGCTGGGTCGGATGATTACGAAGCCAATTCTTGATTTACATAAAAGCGTCAACCGGATCAAACGGGGCGATTTCTCCGTAGGGCTGGATGTGAACCGCAGAGATGAAATCGGCCGGATCGCGATGAACTTCAATGCGATGCGCAATGAATTGCAAATGCTGATTGAGAACAAATATATCTACCAGATCAAGCTGCAGGAAGCGGAGCTGGCCATGCTCTATTCGCAGATCAATCCGCATTTTCTCTATAACACTCTCGACAGTATTAAGGCTATGGCCGACTACTATTCGGTGGAAGAGATTAGCGAGATGGCGCAGTCACTGGCAGACATGTTCCGTTACAACATCAAGAACAGCGATGAGATAGTTTCCCTGCGCGAGGAGTTGGAGCAGATTGAGGCTTATATCAGAATTCAAAGCTTCCGGTTTGAAGGGAAGTTTCAATATAGTGTGGACGTGGAAGAAGAGCTGTATGATTATCCGATTTTGAAAATGACATTACAGCCGCTGGTGGAGAACGCAGTCTTCCATGGGATTGAGCCGATGAGAGAAAAAGGTAGGATTGTGATCACTGCCCGCAGATACGCAGACGGAGTACATCTTAGTGTCAGCGATAACGGGGGCGGGATGACAGAGGAAAGACTGGAGGAAATCCGGGCTGCGCTCGTGCGTCCGGTAGTTCAGGAACAATATCTGAGCTTGCCCTCTGGTGTAGGGATTGGCATCCGCAATGTATATGCCCGTTATGCTATTCGTTACGGAACGAGAATGGAGTTCCGGATCGAAAGCAATGAAGGTGCAGGAACGCTGATTACGCTGCTACTTCGTGAAGAAGCTGCCGGAAAGTCGTAA